Proteins from one Natrinema salinisoli genomic window:
- a CDS encoding 50S ribosomal protein L5, with product MSSESESSADFHEMREPRVEKVVVHMGVGQGGRELGKAEDIIEEITGQESVRTQAKRTKPDFGIRQGDPIGAKVTLRDEDAYEFLETALPLANISRRQFDDTGNVSFGVAEHTDFPSQEYDPSIGIFGLDVTVNLVRPGYRIAKRDKATRSIPSTHRLTPEDAIGFLEANFDVSVEGADDE from the coding sequence ATGAGTAGCGAAAGCGAATCCAGCGCCGACTTCCACGAGATGCGCGAACCGCGCGTCGAAAAGGTCGTCGTCCACATGGGCGTCGGCCAGGGTGGTCGCGAACTCGGCAAGGCCGAGGACATCATCGAGGAGATTACGGGTCAGGAGAGCGTCCGTACGCAGGCGAAACGGACCAAACCCGACTTCGGAATCCGTCAGGGCGACCCGATCGGCGCGAAGGTGACCCTTCGCGACGAGGACGCCTACGAGTTCCTCGAGACGGCCCTGCCGCTCGCGAACATCTCTCGACGGCAGTTCGACGACACGGGGAACGTCAGCTTCGGTGTCGCGGAACACACCGACTTCCCGAGCCAGGAGTACGACCCGAGCATCGGGATCTTCGGACTGGACGTCACCGTCAACCTGGTGCGTCCGGGCTACCGCATCGCCAAGCGCGACAAGGCCACCCGATCGATCCCGTCGACGCATCGACTGACTCCCGAGGACGCCATCGGCTTCCTCGAGGCGAACTTCGACGTGAGCGTGGAGGGCGCAGACGATGAGTGA
- a CDS encoding 30S ribosomal protein S4e, translated as MTKHQKRLSVPKSWPVERKTETFTVKADAGPHGEDGVPLVVLLRDVLGYVDSRKEARYALSEDAILINGDAINDEQRPIGMFDIVAFPGRGEYYRVFPDEGGRLALTEIDEESAESRLGKIVNKQQVPGGDTQLTLHDGTNVITDGDYDPKDSIVVDNDDKSIVAHFPYEEGALVTAVRGNHGGKVGEIDAIDVTPGSGSNSVGVSTDDDGFETVEEYVVVIDENFTGDDDE; from the coding sequence ATGACGAAACACCAGAAACGACTATCCGTACCGAAGTCCTGGCCGGTCGAGCGAAAGACCGAGACCTTCACGGTCAAGGCCGACGCCGGTCCCCACGGCGAAGACGGCGTGCCGCTCGTCGTCCTCCTGCGGGACGTGCTCGGCTACGTGGACTCGCGGAAGGAAGCACGGTACGCCCTGAGCGAGGACGCGATCCTCATCAACGGCGACGCGATCAACGACGAACAGCGCCCGATCGGCATGTTCGACATCGTCGCGTTCCCCGGCCGCGGGGAGTACTACCGCGTCTTCCCCGACGAGGGCGGTCGGCTCGCGCTGACCGAGATCGACGAGGAATCGGCCGAGAGCCGCCTCGGCAAGATCGTGAACAAACAGCAAGTGCCGGGTGGCGACACCCAGCTGACGCTGCACGACGGCACGAACGTCATCACCGATGGCGACTACGACCCGAAGGATTCGATCGTCGTCGACAACGACGACAAATCCATCGTCGCGCACTTCCCCTACGAGGAAGGTGCACTCGTGACGGCCGTCCGTGGCAACCACGGCGGCAAGGTCGGCGAGATCGACGCGATCGACGTCACGCCGGGCAGCGGTTCGAACAGCGTCGGCGTCTCGACGGACGACGACGGCTTCGAAACCGTCGAAGAGTACGTCGTCGTCATCGACGAGAACTTCACGGGTGATGACGATGAGTAG
- the rplX gene encoding 50S ribosomal protein L24 — MTEQPHKQRTQTRNAPLHERQKQLHATLSDELREEYDTRRTRVNAGDTVEVMRGDHAGEEGEVMRAILEDGTIHVEEVTVETADGEEVPRPLDPSNVRITDLDLEDERREARLEGDSE; from the coding sequence ATGACTGAACAACCACACAAACAGCGAACGCAGACGCGAAACGCGCCGCTGCACGAGCGACAGAAGCAGCTGCACGCGACGCTGTCCGACGAGCTCCGCGAGGAGTACGACACCCGTCGAACCCGCGTCAACGCGGGCGACACGGTCGAGGTCATGCGCGGCGACCACGCCGGCGAGGAAGGCGAGGTCATGCGTGCGATCCTCGAGGATGGAACCATCCACGTCGAAGAGGTCACCGTCGAGACGGCCGACGGCGAGGAAGTGCCGCGGCCGCTCGACCCGTCGAACGTCCGCATCACGGACCTCGACCTCGAGGACGAGCGTCGCGAGGCGCGTCTCGAAGGTGATAGCGAATGA
- a CDS encoding 50S ribosomal protein L14 codes for MEAMKADVTQGLKKGSLVTCADNTGARELKVISVAGYHGTKNRQPKAGIGDKVTVSVTKGTPEMRRQVLEAVVVRQRKSIRRPDGTRLKFEDNAAVIIDENEEPRGTEIKGPIAREVAERFGAIASTATMIV; via the coding sequence ATGGAGGCAATGAAAGCCGACGTCACGCAGGGCCTGAAGAAGGGCTCGCTGGTCACGTGTGCCGACAACACCGGCGCGCGTGAACTGAAGGTCATCAGCGTCGCGGGCTACCACGGCACCAAGAACCGCCAGCCGAAGGCGGGGATCGGTGACAAGGTGACCGTCTCGGTCACCAAGGGTACCCCGGAGATGCGCCGACAGGTCCTCGAGGCCGTCGTCGTCCGCCAGCGGAAGTCGATCCGCCGGCCCGACGGCACGCGGCTGAAGTTCGAGGACAACGCGGCGGTCATCATCGACGAGAACGAGGAGCCCCGCGGCACGGAGATCAAGGGGCCGATCGCCCGCGAAGTCGCAGAGCGCTTCGGAGCAATCGCCAGTACGGCGACGATGATCGTATAG
- a CDS encoding 30S ribosomal protein S17 yields the protein MAIGLDVETPPEPDNPEEYDYEKCPFYGELSVRGQILEGTVVSTDMDKTVVVEREYDVAVPKYDRHMKRRSRIPAHVPGVLEPLSVGDTVKIAETRPLSKTKSHVVVEVTQEATAEDVAELTSQAEPEPELSDEDLAAAADEGDQ from the coding sequence ATGGCAATAGGACTAGACGTTGAAACCCCTCCGGAACCCGACAACCCGGAGGAATACGACTACGAGAAATGTCCGTTCTACGGCGAACTCTCCGTTCGAGGGCAGATCCTCGAAGGGACGGTCGTCTCGACGGACATGGACAAGACCGTAGTCGTCGAGCGAGAGTACGATGTGGCGGTCCCGAAGTACGACCGACACATGAAACGACGCTCGCGCATCCCGGCACACGTACCGGGCGTGCTCGAGCCGCTCTCGGTCGGTGACACGGTCAAGATCGCAGAGACCCGACCACTGTCGAAGACGAAATCGCACGTGGTCGTCGAAGTAACCCAAGAAGCGACTGCCGAGGACGTCGCCGAGCTCACGAGTCAGGCCGAGCCTGAGCCGGAGCTCTCCGACGAAGACCTCGCCGCGGCTGCAGACGAGGGTGATCAGTGA
- a CDS encoding ribonuclease P protein component 1, giving the protein MALTPETLPRHELNGLPVRVVESDDSSRVGLEGRVVIETTKTLSVEVRTDGESRVVMVPKSGSTFEFAITDDAADLAKGSGTASKLADTQPAAGDDSSAATDRAGGDAADYRGDDPSRDHRHAAGEDVAYVTVDGSRLLSRPARRTETNGDSPWQ; this is encoded by the coding sequence ATGGCACTGACACCCGAGACCCTGCCGCGACACGAACTCAACGGACTCCCCGTCCGAGTCGTCGAGAGCGACGACTCCTCGCGGGTGGGTCTGGAGGGGCGCGTCGTCATCGAGACGACGAAGACGCTCTCGGTAGAGGTTCGTACGGACGGCGAGTCTCGGGTCGTGATGGTGCCGAAGTCGGGCTCGACGTTCGAGTTCGCGATCACAGATGACGCCGCCGACCTCGCGAAGGGGTCGGGGACTGCGTCCAAACTGGCCGACACTCAACCTGCAGCGGGGGACGATTCGTCCGCCGCTACAGACCGAGCCGGCGGCGATGCCGCCGACTATCGTGGCGATGATCCCTCACGGGATCACCGCCACGCTGCTGGCGAGGATGTAGCCTACGTTACGGTCGATGGATCGCGGCTGCTCTCACGGCCCGCCCGACGCACGGAAACGAATGGTGACTCACCATGGCAATAG
- the rpmC gene encoding 50S ribosomal protein L29, translating into MAILHVEEIRDMTPAEREEELEELETELLNQKSVLAAGGAPENPGRIGELGRTVARIKTIQREEGDLEDDTDDE; encoded by the coding sequence ATGGCGATCCTCCACGTCGAAGAGATCCGCGACATGACTCCCGCCGAGCGAGAGGAAGAACTCGAGGAACTCGAGACGGAGCTGCTGAACCAGAAGTCCGTCCTCGCCGCCGGTGGCGCCCCGGAGAACCCGGGACGCATCGGCGAACTGGGTCGCACCGTCGCGCGGATCAAGACGATCCAGCGCGAAGAGGGTGACCTCGAAGACGACACTGACGACGAATAA
- a CDS encoding 30S ribosomal protein S3: MADEHQFIENGLQRSQIDEFFQEELGRAGYGGMDVAKTPMGTQIVLKAEKPGMVIGKGGENIRKVTTALEERFNLEDPQIDVQEVEEPDLNARIVADRLANALERGWYFRKAGHTTIDRIMEAGALGAEIVLSGKVTGARSRVEKFNRGYIKHNGEPAEEVVDHGQGVAVMKLGTIGVDVKIIPPGAELPDDFEVNEDMDPEEVVPEAVEVNEAEGVEELLEGEPEDTDADADEADADAAAAEAADADAEADLDEDVVEEVIEEEVEADADEEFEEVEVPGGDDDVEEELEELEEDVEAEAEDLVEEMEAEEEADADDADEGGDA, translated from the coding sequence ATGGCTGACGAACACCAATTCATCGAGAACGGCCTGCAGCGGTCCCAGATCGACGAGTTCTTCCAGGAAGAGCTCGGCCGCGCGGGCTACGGTGGTATGGACGTCGCCAAGACGCCGATGGGAACCCAGATCGTCCTCAAGGCGGAGAAGCCCGGGATGGTCATCGGCAAAGGCGGCGAGAACATCCGGAAGGTCACGACGGCTCTCGAGGAGCGGTTCAACCTCGAGGACCCCCAGATCGACGTGCAGGAGGTCGAAGAACCCGACCTCAACGCACGGATCGTCGCGGACCGACTGGCCAACGCGCTCGAGCGTGGCTGGTACTTCCGGAAGGCCGGTCACACGACGATCGACCGGATCATGGAAGCGGGCGCGCTCGGCGCGGAGATCGTCCTGTCGGGGAAGGTCACCGGCGCGCGATCGCGCGTCGAGAAGTTCAACCGCGGCTACATCAAGCACAACGGCGAGCCCGCCGAAGAGGTCGTCGACCACGGCCAGGGCGTCGCGGTCATGAAACTCGGCACCATCGGTGTCGACGTGAAGATCATCCCGCCGGGTGCCGAACTGCCCGACGATTTCGAGGTCAACGAGGACATGGATCCGGAAGAAGTCGTTCCGGAGGCCGTCGAAGTCAACGAGGCCGAGGGCGTCGAGGAGCTCCTCGAGGGCGAACCCGAGGACACTGACGCCGACGCTGACGAGGCCGACGCCGACGCTGCGGCTGCGGAAGCCGCGGACGCCGACGCCGAGGCAGACCTCGACGAAGACGTCGTCGAGGAGGTCATCGAAGAAGAGGTCGAGGCCGACGCCGACGAGGAGTTCGAAGAAGTCGAAGTCCCCGGTGGCGACGACGACGTCGAGGAAGAGCTCGAAGAGCTCGAGGAAGACGTCGAAGCGGAAGCCGAAGACCTCGTCGAAGAGATGGAAGCGGAAGAGGAAGCCGACGCGGACGACGCAGACGAGGGAGGTGACGCCTGA
- a CDS encoding 50S ribosomal protein L22, which produces MGINYSVDVDPDATAKAMLRERHMSNKHSKEVARQLKGQTVGEAQAYLQDVIDENQSVPFKSHNAGAGHRSDIDGWDAGKYPEKVSKEFLDLLENVEANADHQGFDGESMEIVHVAAHKVGESVGRKPRAMGRASSWNTPQVDVEIIVEEVDEDEAGDS; this is translated from the coding sequence ATGGGAATCAACTACTCAGTCGACGTCGATCCCGACGCCACGGCGAAAGCCATGCTTCGGGAGCGTCATATGAGCAACAAGCACAGCAAGGAGGTCGCACGTCAACTCAAGGGCCAGACCGTCGGCGAGGCTCAGGCGTACCTCCAGGACGTCATCGACGAGAACCAATCCGTGCCGTTCAAGTCCCACAACGCCGGTGCCGGACACCGCTCCGACATCGACGGCTGGGACGCCGGCAAGTACCCGGAGAAGGTCTCCAAGGAGTTCCTCGATCTGCTCGAGAACGTCGAGGCCAACGCGGATCATCAGGGCTTCGACGGCGAATCCATGGAGATCGTCCACGTCGCCGCCCACAAGGTCGGCGAGTCCGTGGGCCGCAAGCCCCGCGCGATGGGGCGTGCGTCTTCCTGGAACACGCCGCAGGTCGACGTCGAGATCATCGTCGAAGAAGTCGACGAGGACGAAGCAGGTGATAGCTAA
- a CDS encoding 30S ribosomal protein S19 — protein sequence MSQEYRTGREGEFTYRGYTLEELQEMELDEVVELLPARQRRSIERGLSVEKEKLREEASEKGEEETANDPIRTHLRDMPILPEFVGKTFEVYNGQAFERVRVEPEMIGHYLGEFQLTRTSVEHGQAGIGATRSSKFVPLK from the coding sequence ATGAGTCAGGAGTACCGAACCGGCCGCGAAGGTGAGTTCACCTACCGCGGCTACACGCTCGAGGAGCTGCAGGAGATGGAGCTCGACGAGGTTGTGGAACTGCTACCCGCACGACAGCGGCGAAGTATCGAACGCGGCCTCTCCGTCGAGAAGGAGAAGCTTCGCGAGGAGGCCAGCGAGAAGGGCGAGGAAGAAACGGCGAACGACCCGATTCGAACGCACCTGCGGGATATGCCGATCCTGCCGGAGTTCGTTGGCAAGACCTTCGAGGTCTACAACGGGCAGGCGTTCGAACGCGTTCGCGTCGAACCCGAAATGATCGGCCACTACCTCGGCGAGTTCCAGCTGACGCGGACCTCCGTCGAGCACGGACAGGCCGGTATCGGCGCGACTCGATCGTCGAAGTTCGTCCCACTGAAGTGA
- a CDS encoding 50S ribosomal protein L2, whose amino-acid sequence MGRRIQGQRRGRGTSTFRAPSHRYKADLEHKKEQDDETISGTVVDIEHDPARSAPIAAVEFEDGDQRLILVPEGITVGEELQVGVSAEIKPGNTLPLAEIPEGVPVCNVEANQGDGGRFARASGTNADLITHDRNAAVIELPSGEVKRLDPECRATIGVVAGGGRTEKPMVKAGNKYHKMKSRGTKWPRVRGVAMNAVDHPFGGGGRQHPGKPKSVSRDAPPGRKVGDIASRSTGRGGNK is encoded by the coding sequence ATGGGACGACGCATTCAAGGACAACGACGCGGTCGCGGGACCTCCACGTTCCGCGCCCCGTCGCACCGGTACAAGGCGGACCTCGAGCACAAGAAAGAGCAAGACGACGAGACCATCAGCGGGACGGTCGTCGACATCGAACACGACCCGGCCCGATCCGCACCGATCGCGGCCGTCGAGTTCGAGGACGGCGATCAGCGTCTCATCCTCGTGCCCGAGGGCATCACCGTCGGCGAGGAGCTCCAAGTCGGCGTCTCCGCGGAGATCAAGCCGGGCAACACGCTCCCGCTCGCGGAGATTCCCGAAGGGGTTCCGGTCTGTAACGTCGAGGCGAATCAGGGCGACGGCGGTCGCTTCGCCCGCGCCTCGGGGACGAACGCCGACCTGATCACCCACGACCGCAACGCGGCGGTCATCGAGCTTCCGAGCGGCGAGGTCAAGCGCCTCGATCCCGAGTGTCGCGCCACGATCGGCGTCGTCGCCGGTGGCGGCCGCACCGAGAAGCCGATGGTCAAGGCCGGCAACAAGTATCACAAGATGAAGTCCCGGGGCACCAAGTGGCCTCGCGTCCGCGGTGTCGCGATGAACGCCGTCGACCACCCGTTCGGTGGCGGCGGCCGACAGCACCCCGGCAAACCCAAGTCCGTCTCGCGGGACGCCCCGCCGGGACGGAAGGTCGGTGACATCGCGTCCCGGAGCACCGGTCGAGGTGGCAACAAATGA